A single region of the Raphanus sativus cultivar WK10039 chromosome 1, ASM80110v3, whole genome shotgun sequence genome encodes:
- the LOC108858486 gene encoding uncharacterized protein LOC108858486: MSRFQDLLCFTILLATVTFFNVALAHVKIKLALPQTGGPISVGDVEPYTVKVVSTFVADLEKECAKTKKVRHFFEKVNALSECVCSVSKVKDRESHMKAKAGSLFQAISALGSDENGFKGGKVNKLQKEKTEAMETVKMLQSIGEKITGGKSNGTLKLTTKQQKEIKDGILEWLNVINRISKKADEISMKSSSISETKKESKEEKSVGTRILAEKKSSTKSNKNSDKGRDNKKKGSDNKKNKKGESKKKKHGGQEGHHGSAKSKGGSDDDKSSKNKRRSSENSDKNHQTKYGKVEKKKGGVEQSRNKTAERLRAEAADELD, translated from the exons ATGTCAAGATTTCAGGATTTGTTATGTTTTACGATCCTTCTTGCAACCGTAACTTTCTTCAATGTAGCTTTAGCTCACGTAAAAATTAAACTTGCTTTACCACAGACCGGAGGTCCAATAAGTGTGGGTGATGTAGAGCCTTATACTGTTAAGGTTGTGTCTACTTTCGTGGCCGACCTCGAAAAAGAATGCGCCAAGACAAAGAAGGTTAGGCACTTCTTCGAAAAGGTTAATGCATTATCCGAGTGTGTATGCTCGGTCTCTAAAGTGAAGGATCGTGAGTCTCACATGAAGGCTAAGGCAGGTAGCCTTTTCCAGGCCATATCAGCTCTAGGTTCTGATGAAAATGGATTTAAAGGAGGAAAG GTAAATAAGCTACAAAAGGAGAAAACTGAAGCCATGGAAACCGTCAAAATGTTGCAATCTATTGGTGAGAAGATTACCGGCGGGAAGAGTAACGGAACCTTAAAACTAACCAccaaacaacaaaaagaaataaaagacggGATATTAGAATGGCTTAATGTAATTAATCGAATCTCAAAGAAAGCAGATGAAATTAGCATGAAATCTTCATCTATatctgaaacaaagaaagagaGCAAGGAAGAAAAATCTGTAGGAACGCGAATATTGGCTGAAAAAAAATCTTCcacaaaaagtaataaaaattctGACAAGGGGAGAGATAATAAGAAAAAGGGGAGCgataataagaaaaacaaaaaaggagaatcaaagaagaagaagcatggTGGTCAAGAAGGGCATCATGGCTCTGCTAAATCTAAAGGAGGAAGTGATGATGATAAAAGcagcaaaaacaaaagaagaagtaGTGAAAATTCTGACAAGAATCATCAGACAAAGTATGGTAaggtagagaaaaaaaaaggaggtGTTGAGCAATCTCGTAACAAAACAGCAGAGAGGTTGAGGGCTGAGGCGGCTGATGAGTTGGACTAG
- the LOC108849072 gene encoding lon protease homolog 4, chloroplastic/mitochondrial-like, translating into MPINFLLKAWSQQTLRNRSSHEFARRAFFSSLTDSKPTVSCPATVSSKPCLDGLTVISVSLQDGPLIPGFIKPLWVTNPKVLAALQERKSGETPYAGAFLLKDDKHPLTGSPVIHRVGTLAQILSIQGEQVIIIGRERLRITETVNPLTVKTHHLKDKPYDKDDEVIKATYFEVISMLRDVLKKTPHWSEQAQKYSQDNVGESNYLKLAEFLLQKRRRKLTYSGAGIFEAIDFNYQKLADFGAGISDANKHKIQEVLEELDIHKRLDLTLQLVKNQVEINKIQVFHASVFQESTAETDEDKKESTSKTNEDEKESGSAKKNKLSDTFRKSIEPITEKIPKHVLKVMEEQFAKLDRKEADYGCTDNIYSYLDLLTSLPWGKCSDEDIDILRAEEILDEDHYGLADVKERILEFIAVRILTGNPEGKIICLSGPPGVGKTSIARSVARALDRKFFRLAVGGLSDSSEIKGDRAVSVGSKPGKMVQCLKQVGTENPLVLLDEIDKLGKCNKYDPEGALLELLDPEQNAHFLDHFLDVTIDLSKVLFVCTANDTDMISGPLLDRMEVIKLAGYTTDEKMHIARDYLVKTVQRKCGIKPEQVDVSDAALLSLIENYCREAGVRNLQKQIEKIFRKIALKLVRQQASSKTDVADFKSSGEGSIEQSRELAENFMIDESNLADYVGKPVFRGEKIYEQTPVGVVMGLAWTSMGGSTLYIETTFVEEGEGKGGLHITGHLGSVMKESAELAHTVARRIMFDKDPKNLFFANSKLHLHVPEGATPKDGPSAGCTMITSLLSLAMKKPVRKDLAMTGEVTLTGRILPIGGLKEKTMAARRSQVKVIIFPEANRRDFEDLEESIKEGLDVHFVDEYEQIFKLAFGYDH; encoded by the exons ATGCCTATTAACTTCCTCCTCAAGGCATGGAGTCAGCAAACCCTTCGGAACCGGAGTTCCCACGAATTTGCTCGTCGAGCTTTCTTCTCGAGCCTAACAGATTCAAAGCCTACCGTGTCTTGTCCGGCGACTGTCTCTTCTAAACCTTGCCTCGACGGTCTAACG GTTATATCAGTGTCACTGCAAGACGGACCTCTTATTCCTGGTTTTATCAAGCCACTCTGGGTAACGAATCCTAAAGTACTTGCAGCTTTACAAGAGAGAAAAAGCGGAGAAACTCCATATGCAGGGGCTTTCCTTTTGAAGGATGACAAACACCCTTTAACTGGTTCGCCTGTGATTCACCGAGTTGGTACACTTGCTCAG ATTTTAAGTATCCAAGGTGAGCAAGTCATCATTATTGGTCGCGAACGACTTCGAATAACAGAGACCGTAA ATCCTCTAACTGTCAAAACTCATCATCTAAAG GATAAGCCATATGACAAGGACGATGAGGTCATCAAGGCAACATACTTTGAGGTTATTTCTATGCTTAGGGATGTCTTAAAGAAAACACCACACTGGAGCGAGCAAGCTCAGAAATATTCACAG GATAATGTAGGGGAATCCAACTATCTAAAGTTGGCAGAGTTTTTActacaaaaaagaagaagaaagctaaCCTATTCTGGGGCTGGGATCTTTGAGGCTATTGACTTCAATTATCAAAAGTTAGCCGATTTTGGAGCCGGTATCTCTGACgctaacaaacataaaattcaGGAGGTTCTTGAAGAATTGGAT ATTCATAAGCGTCTGGACTTGACTCTGCAATTGGTTAAAAATCAAGTGGAAATTAACAAAATTCAAGTTTTTCATGCCTCCGTTTTCCAG GAATCCACAGCAGAAACTGATGAAGACAAAAAG GAATCCACATCAAAAACTAATGAAGACGAAAAG GAGTCTGGTTCtgctaaaaaaaacaaactttctG ACACGTTTAGGAAAAGTATTGAACCTATTACAGAGAAGATTCCGAAACATGTACTAAAAGTCATGGAAGAACAGTTTGCGAAACTTGATAGGAAAGAAGCCGATTATGGTTGCACCGATAATATCTATAGCTACCTTGATTTGTTGACCTCGTTGCCTTGGGGAAAATGCAG TGATGAGGATATTGATATACTACGGGCAGAAGAGATTCTTGACGAGGATCACTATGGATTAGCTGATGTAAAAGAAAGAATATTGGAGTTTATTGCTGTTAGAATACTCACGGGCAATCCAGAAG GGAAGATCATTTGTCTCTCTGGCCCTCCTGGGGTAGGAAAAACTAGCATTGCTCGTTCTGTCGCGCGTGCCCTGGACCGCAAGTTCTTTCGGCTAGCTGTTGGAGGACTATCTGATAGTTCCGAGATTAAG GGTGACCGTGCAGTATCCGTTGGTTCCAAGCCCGGAAAGATGGTGCAATGTCTAAAGCAAGTGGGAACAGAGAATCCTCTTGTTCTGCTCGATGAGATTGATAAG CTTGGAAAGTGTAATAAATACGATCCAGAGGGTGCGTTGTTGGAGCTTCTAGATCCAGAGCAAAATGCACACTTTCTAGATCACTTTCTTGATGTTACTATCGACTTATCAAAG GTTTTGTTTGTATGCACAGCAAATGATACAGATATGATTTCGGGTCCACTGCTAGATAGAATGGAGGTTATAAAACTGGCAGGGTACACTACCGATGAGAAAATGCATATTGCAAGAGACTATTTGGTGAAAACTGTACAAAGAAAATGTGGCATTAAGCCTGAACAGGTTGATGTGAGCGACGCGGCTCTTCTTTCCTTGATAGAAAACTACTGCAGAGAAGCAGGAGTTCGAAATCTCCAGAAGcagattgaaaagatttttCGTAAG ATTGCTCTTAAACTTGTACGCCAACAAGCATCATCCAAAACAGATGTGGCCGATTTTAAGTCCTCTGGTGAAGGATCCATTGAGCAGAGCAGAGAGTTAGCTGAAAACTTTATGATTGATGAATCAAACCTTGCAGATTATGTAGGCAAACCGGTTTTCCGAGGAGAGAAGATCTATGAACAGACACCTGTGGGGGTTGTAATGGGCCTAGCCTGGACATCCATGGGCGGATCAACGTTGTACATAGAGACAACCTTTGTTGAAGAAGGTGAAGGCAAAGGTGGTCTTCATATAACGGGTCACCTTGGGAGTGTGATGAAAGAAAGCGCAGAGTTAGCTCATACAGTTGCCAGAAGAATAATGTTTGATAAAGATCCCAAGAACCTCTTCTTTGCAAACTCCAAGCTTCATTTACATGTTCCTGAAGGAGCCACACCAAAAGACGGTCCAAGCGCGGGCTGCACAATGATCACTTCCTTGCTGTCACTTGCCATGAAGAAGCCTGTAAGAAAGGATCTTGCAATGACCGGAGAAGTCACTCTCACCGGTAGGATTCTTCCAATTGGAGGC CTTAAGGAGAAGACTATGGCTGCAAGGCGGAGCCAAGTGAAGGTGATAATATTCCCAGAGGCTAACCGGAGAGATTTTGAGGATCTTGAGGAAAGCATTAAAGAAGGGCTCGATGTTCATTTCGTCGATGAATATGAGCAGATCTTCAAGCTAGCCTTTGGCTATGACCATTAG